Part of the Quercus robur chromosome 5, dhQueRobu3.1, whole genome shotgun sequence genome, ATATCTAGTCATGTTGAAATTACTATGTTGCTGCTAAAAAGAAGTGGACACCTTTTTGGTATTTTCGTCATCAGTTCTAGAGGTTTCTCGTTTCCtacttttttttggagaaagtccCATTTCCTACTTTATAATCTACTGCTGAATCATAGATTTGATAATAGATATGaatattttgaaacatttaATGGTATAATTTCTAagcaatttaataattaaataattataaataaattttatttcaaacctTAATTGTAATATTTCTACTGGCTAGCACGTGCTGCAAAACTAGTTATGTACAAATTATGACAAGTCTACTTATTTTGTCACCAATAAAATTAGCACACTCCGCTGTAAGATTGTTTGTACATTTCTTACTTTCATGCTTTAGGAAAGCTATGTACATCACATCatacaaaagaattttttttttaaattttttattttttatttttatacttcatataaaagaaaactaaTACAGAAAATTATAACACTCTAATATGATTTCTAGACACTAAAAAATCAACACCCTCACTACAAAAGCATCTTAACGTGGATTAGCACATTTAAATAGGGATATGCACACCAGCGTTATATTGCAATCTTCTATGAGTATGATTGGTACTTTTTCAATAGCTTATTTgctaaatatgaaaaaaaagatatagttTTTGGCAATGCTGGGAATCTGTTAACTTTCCCCTTAAAAGATAAGCTAGCTTGAGTCTTTACATGGGAAAAGTGTTTAATTAATGGCAACCTTCTTTGTTGCAACCAATAAATGAATTATCACAGGATTTAGGTTACATAAAAACCTTTTCCTTAGTCAATTATCACAAGGTTCACAACAATATGTATCTATTTGAATTAAAGTCTTCAAATATTGAGTGGCTACAATGAATTCTCCATTCCTTCATCCAAGTCTAACTTTTTGAATGCCTTCAGCGAAAATAAGGAGGGTAGACTTCCAAGTTCCAAGTCATCCGTGAGGTTAACCCGTCACTATCAACTTTGATGAAGTAAATTAGATATCCATGACAAATTCCTAGCTTAAGAAACCAGTGAGTATAGATGTATACGTCAATTTTATGAAAACTATTTAGTAGCAAAAGGGAAGAGGTGAAAATTACGATATATGTCTTACTCTTAGgttcaaaaattcaaagagTCATTTCAGtaaatttgatttgtaaaaCTACTCAAATGGGTTGAAATCCTTTTACCATCACAGCAATAGACCTCCACTGCAACTCCAAATTCATTTTACACAGCCGAAAAGAAAACCCACAATCCATtaaaatcaaacccaataagCCCAAAGCCAACTAAACGCCCGAGCAAGCTCCTCCAAACCCAGGAAAACTCATACCGTATAAtactagaaagaaaaaagaaggtgtttattttaagaaaaatactacatcaacattttcacaacaaattttaagagaaaaaagtaatttcattcaatggtgagttcaaattaacaaccaactacttagaatttgttgtgaaagtattgtgaccGTAAcacttttcttattttaatttggtaATAAGGAAAATTAACTTGGGATTGatatctataatctataataatataattaaaatcgAAGtgacttttgttttgaaaggccaaaaatgtattgacccatttggaaaatcaattaattaattatccaagttaattaattaggttcaattcaTGCAAtaacgtggtagcacaaacaaatcacaaattataataaatgcagcggaaaataaatttgacacaggtgatttgtttacgaatgaggaaaaccactGAAGCAAAGCctcaccgggtgaatttaaggtcatcactcccgagaattcactattatcaatcataacggttacaagtaaaagtaatcccagtacctaatactaacctacagttgaacccttacccaatacccaattaaacttgtattgtagcggcaatttctccgttcaatgcacgaatcccagtacgtgactaaccaatgatacacggatcctagtacgtgactaacacaccaacttgagaaaaatgTTGGCTGCAAATTATGGGAACCAATTTCCAAATCGTTGTCTATTCCACGGAGAAAGGCattgttttttttggtataaactGAGAGTGCTAGAGCGTTATTGCCTCTGGTTGGAGGTATGGGGGTCACTGAGCCTTTACGTAGGATTATCTTCTTTAGAAAAACATTTCTCAAAATTgacatagttttaaaaaatgaattgccAATCATTTGATGTCATTTGTTAGCACAAGCGAATAATTATACCACTGTTGTATAATTATGTTGTAACAGTGGAAGTTCTATTACCAATTTGTTGTAGGAAAAGGCTTCAGAATTTATATAGTATTTCCACACAAGATTGATTGTTAATATAGACTTTAGAAAGATCTCCAAAGTaattaaaggggaaaaaaaagagaactaaaaaaaaaaaaaaaaaaacaaataataggAAACAACGGGAACTTGGAAGAAAAATCGACACAAATACATACAAGGAATGCATCAAggatttacgtggttcggcttTTAGCCTACATTCACAGCAATGACAAGGAATACTTTCACTAACAAATTTAGAGAATACAAAATGGTGTAAAGGTACTCTCATAAAACCCAAATTCCAATGCAcccaaaattacaaaattattccCGTACACAaaataaatctctctctcaaatacaAAGCTTGGGGCAAAATACAACATTCAAGGGCTACACCTAAAACAAGGAGACTCTCTGGAATTACTGCACAAACCTCCTCCACAAAGTCCCCTTCAAAGAGGTCTTTCACCCTCGTATTTTACTTCTCTACACCGATATCTAAATAATTAGAAGGTATTTTGACAGTCTCATATGACATCTCATTTCCAATATGTGGAATCCACACAGTTTGTATGAGGACAATCTTATAAGACAATTTTTCTAGAATAATAAGCTACATGCAACAAAGTCAGCTTAAGGCAATCAAAACTTATAGACACGTGTCATAATTTTGACGAGTCTAATACAATACTAGAGCACTGGACCGAGCCAAGTCCTGTATTTAATGTTGGCTTGAAAATTCAAGCCAACTTTCTTACAACCATTTTGTCAGTTATCATGAcatgtaaaatataatttcagtgtTAACAATTCTACAAACAAACTATTAACATGCATTTATTCAATGTTGAGATACATATAAATTTACCAATACTTGACGAGTCTTTTTGAATTACACTCCAAAGTCCAAATCTCGCACATATACTGAATACGAAGTTTACCATAATTTTAAGAGTGGTGCCCCATCCCATGtctatgtaattttatttatttattttgagaatctatgTCTATGTATCCACAGGTGCTTGCTATATAGattcattaaaattattaacattatatttttaaaataaattatagttcCAAAGTTTAAAGAAATTTGGAAAGAgcatcattatttattttatcatttgagGTTGGTCAAGTTTGGGGACCAGTACTAATCGGGTGAGGTTCGTTTGGGGTAGGATTTTGTCTAGTGGTGTAGGTGAGGTGTGCCCTTATGAAATGGGGGACTTAggcccgtttggtacatgtgtttaaacacatgttttcagtttttaaacaatattacatctatttttatacactttttcactcgcacgtatttccaaaaaataaaagcaacgttactagaacaacgtTACCAAACGGCCTATAACTATGTGCCCTTAATGAATTGGTAGTGTGTTGTTGTTGAAGTAAAAGAAGAAGGTTGGTTTCTGAGGGCTCTTTAGAGCTGTAGGGTAAAAAACAAGTCGTGGAGGGATAGAAAAGgttatgttttttttggtataagcaTTGTGGTAGAGTATTAACTATTAATGTCTCTGGATGtatatccttttttttcaattagaaAAACAAGTCGTGCAACTCAAACCTCACCTATATTGACAATTCGTGCAAAACAATAAATCTAGAGAAACTACAAAATTTCATAGCAATTTAGTTCATTTCATAATTAAGCAAAGaagaattttcatttattattattattatttaaaagtgTAAGcattaggggaaaaaaaggcAAGAAGAAGAACTAAGCCACTTTTTCACATTATGATAGTTTATCAACCTGATCAACCTAATGCTGAGATTAACCAATTTTGGCTTCGGCACTAATAATGTATTATTGGATTGTTTAAATTGAGTAGGTACTATTGGATTGTTTCTACTAAAATATTATCGACCAACTTGCCTCACTATCAGCTTAAATAAGGGAGGTAGAATTCCAAGTCATCCGAGATGATAACTCGTATCACTATGGCACTATCAATTGTGGTGAAGTAAATTAGATAGCCATGGAAAACTCCTTGCTTAAGAAATCAGTGAGCATAGATTAACATTAACAAATCACTTGAACCTTGTTTTAGTAGCAAAAGGGAAGAGATGAAATATATAAGACATACGTCTTATGTTCAACTATTCAAAAATGTAAACccataatttattgaaaatttaatgAACATAAATAAGATTCAACGTGACTATTCACTCTTCCATAATTCCATTCAATATGGAGTACATAAATAAGACTGAAATAATCTATCCTAAAAGATAGGAACCAACTTCCATCAGTtgcatttaaattcaaattgaaagaCAATACAATCTGATCTTTTATTTATCCTCATCTGCTGCTGCATTTAAATTCAAACTGATCCAATCCGTTCCTGTGTATGTCATCcctatttttttccttgtggCTCAGCAGTTGTGATGTCTGAATTTCGGACCTAACAGAAAACTTGTTACCATGAGTTTTGAAAATCTGTCAACGATTTCATGCTGGAATCAACTACAGCATAATAATTTTTGCTTCAAATTTatccatcaaaaaaagaaagaaaagaaaatcactGACATCCTCGCCTCCTATGGCCGTAATAACCAACACAAGTTGATGCTGGAATCAGTATTTTTGGTGCATGCATCAAAGAGACTAAGACACTTAAGACATAACACATCTTAATAGTGctttggaaaattttgattttaataacTAGAAACTATATTTATTAGCATGGTGTAATTTATTAGTAGTTGTGTAAAAGGATTGAAAGTTTGTAACTTAACTGAAGGGCTGGTAAGGAAGTAGAGGGTCTATGACGTGTTTTGGTAATGCAGAGTTCATGAAGGACAGAGACATGTTCATAAAGTCAGGACTAATAATGATGGTGTTAATACTACTTTActcatcaagaaaaaaaaatgatgaaagaaaaaagaataaaacagaaaaataataataatatttataattagaaTGACGTTCATGATAATGATAGTGATTAACATAGTAGAGAAACAATTAGTATTACCAATTATGTTTGAAGCTGCCTCTGTAATTTAACCATATTCACTGCTCCTGTCACATACATCTTATCTTTGACAATGTTTAAGAACTTGAAATAGGAGAATCGCCATGACCTGTTTAGTAGTATTGTGCCAAAAACTccccaaaaaccaacaacaactcCGAGGCCCACACTAACATAAAACCCCATTGTTATAAACCCATCTTCCTTCTCTTGAATGCCAGTATATTCACTACCTCTATTCTCAACTGAGTTTTGAGTCATTTCTTCTCCTAAACATTTGTTTGGAAGTGGAAATCCACAAAGATTTGGGTTCAATTCATATGAAGTGGCATTGAAGGTATTGAGCTGAGGGCCAGTTGGAATTTCGCCTGACAGGTTATTGTTCGACAAGTTCAAGAAACTTAGAGAATTAATTCGAGAAATGCTTGAAGGAATTCCACCACACAACTGGTTCTTCGATAGATCTAGGGAATTTAATGACTCTAACAAACCAATCTCTGAAGGGATTCTTCCAGTTAAAAGATTTCTTGAAAGATTGATAGAAATCAATCCATCAAGTTCCATCATTTCTTTAGGAATTTCCCCGGTCAATTTATTGCTCGAAAGATCAATGCTTTTTACTAGTCCAAGAATACTTTTGTACTCATACCCTCTTCCTTTCCAGATCCAAATTGCATGATCATCATAGCTACTATAGATAAAATCATATGAGGAGACAAGATTCTTAAATGAGTGGGTGATGGTTGAATTTGGATTCCATTTATGAGTCAAAGCAATAACATTTTTGAGGCATTTTGGTATACTTCCTGAGATTTGGTTTAAGGCAAGGTCTAAAACTTGAAGATGTGTTAGATGGCATATATGTGAATGAATGCTTCCAAAGAAATGGTTAGATCGAAGtgaaaggaaaattaaatttggatAGTTGCTCCCTAACCACATCGGTATCTCTTCCGACAAGTTATTATCTTGAAGACTAATAAATCTCAACTTTGTGCAATTCTTCAATGACAGAGGAAGTTCCCCACTGAAATTATTGTTGCTTAAATCCAATGTTTCAATCCCAAGTAAAGAGCCCACCGAGTTTGGGATTTTCCCATGAAATTGATTGTTTGCCAAATCAAGAACTTTCAATCCTTCAAAATGTATCCAACAGTCAGGGAGCTCTCCTGATAATTGGTTATTGGAAAGATCTAGAAAGTTAAAGTTTCCATTAGTGACTGTACATAGTGACTGTACAGGCAACTTTGAAAACATATTCTTCGAAAGATCCAAATGTGTTgctttaaataaaaatcttggTATTTCGCCTTCTAGTTTATTGGAACTCAAGTCTATAATAGGGAAAAAGGAGAACTCCGTTGACAAATTTGGAACCTGACCACTGATTTGGTTGTGAGATAGATTCATAAACACAAATTGACTTGAAAAGATCCAGTTTGAATTGGAAAGAGTatccaaaattttagaattagAAATATCAAGAGAAGATAAATTTTTCTGAGTTTGAAGCCATTTTGGGAATCGAGGGCCTAGTTGGCAAGATCCCATCCTTATACTTTCTAATTGGAAAGGAGGAGTCCAATTAGAGCTGAAGTTGAAAACCAATTTGGTATTAGATAAGACCAAACTGTTCAATTTTGTGAGGTTTGAGAAGTGGGCTTCAGAAATAACACCTTCTAGTGGATTATCTTCAAGATTCAGAGACTCTAGGTTGGATAGTTTTCCTAAACTTACAGGTATTGTCCCACTCAAATGATTTCGAGAAAGTGATAATGCTCTCAATGATGGAAACGTTGTGAGATCAGGTAACGATCCCATGATTTGATTTCGATCTAAATACAAAACCTCTAATGAGTGGTTTGCACAGTCGGTCAAATTAAGAATAAAATCAAGAAGCTGTCCATTGAGATAGTTCCCTGATAGAGACAACGTTTTCCAATTACACATACCACCAAAGGCTTTTGGTATCTCGCCTTCAAACTCATTATGATCAAGATAGAGGTGTGCAAGAGAGTTTATTCTTCTAAAAGCATCTGGAATTAAACCTTGAAATTGATTATTATTGAGATTAAATTCAACAACACTAATGTTGGAGTTGAACAACCACTCTAgtactgaagaagaagaagtgagaTTATTATAAGAGAG contains:
- the LOC126728912 gene encoding receptor-like protein EIX2, translating into MGGSSLQFLLTFILLLLCMKPTTGNNLGLADTHLGCKEYERQALLKIKEDLIDNYGHLSSWSSDQDCCTWSGVRCSNQTGHVIMLNLNASSFPTRPLQGKLNPSLIELKYLTYLDVSYNDFNYSQIPEFIASLSNLRHLDLYNANFGRNIPFQLGNLSNLQYLDLSWNHFNKPENLNWLSQLSSLKYLGMSTVNLSKVNNWLHVVNKLPYLKSLFLDSCNLPNIFSVPLVNSSTSLDVLNLSYNNLTSSSSVLEWLFNSNISVVEFNLNNNQFQGLIPDAFRRINSLAHLYLDHNEFEGEIPKAFGGMCNWKTLSLSGNYLNGQLLDFILNLTDCANHSLEVLYLDRNQIMGSLPDLTTFPSLRALSLSRNHLSGTIPVSLGKLSNLESLNLEDNPLEGVISEAHFSNLTKLNSLVLSNTKLVFNFSSNWTPPFQLESIRMGSCQLGPRFPKWLQTQKNLSSLDISNSKILDTLSNSNWIFSSQFVFMNLSHNQISGQVPNLSTEFSFFPIIDLSSNKLEGEIPRFLFKATHLDLSKNMFSKLPVQSLCTVTNGNFNFLDLSNNQLSGELPDCWIHFEGLKVLDLANNQFHGKIPNSVGSLLGIETLDLSNNNFSGELPLSLKNCTKLRFISLQDNNLSEEIPMWLGSNYPNLIFLSLRSNHFFGSIHSHICHLTHLQVLDLALNQISGSIPKCLKNVIALTHKWNPNSTITHSFKNLVSSYDFIYSSYDDHAIWIWKGRGYEYKSILGLVKSIDLSSNKLTGEIPKEMMELDGLISINLSRNLLTGRIPSEIGLLESLNSLDLSKNQLCGGIPSSISRINSLSFLNLSNNNLSGEIPTGPQLNTFNATSYELNPNLCGFPLPNKCLGEEMTQNSVENRGSEYTGIQEKEDGFITMGFYVSVGLGVVVGFWGVFGTILLNRSWRFSYFKFLNIVKDKMYVTGAVNMVKLQRQLQT